The following are encoded in a window of Lagenorhynchus albirostris chromosome 3, mLagAlb1.1, whole genome shotgun sequence genomic DNA:
- the LOC132518416 gene encoding protocadherin gamma-A4-like isoform X2: MAASPYCPDCSRLIGICVLLGALWEIRAEHILYSVPEELENGSFVGNIAKDLGLEPRELAERGVRIVSRGRTQLFALNLRSGSLVTAGRIDREELCDRSPKCVVNLEILLEDNVKIFGVEVEIIDVNDNAPNFGAEQREIKVAENEIPGTRFPLPEAFDPDIGINSLQGYQLSSNGHFSLDVQRGADGIKYPELVLERALDREEEAVHHLVLTAFDGGDRVHSGTARIHVTLMDTNDNAPVFTQPEYHVSVQENVPVGSRLLTVKATDTDEGANGEVTYSFRKVRDKISQLFHLNSLTGDITILGDLDYEDSGFYDIDVEAHDGPGLRARSKVLVTILDVNDNAPEVTVTSLTSSIQETSSPGTVIALFNVHDSDSGENGLVTCSIPDNLPFTLEKTFGNYHRLLTHRTLDREEVSEYNITVTATDHGTPPLSTETHISLNVADVNDNPPAFPQASYLAYIPENNPRGASIFSVTAHDPDSNENSMVTYSLAEDKLQGAPLSSYVSINSDTGVLYALRSFDYEQVRDLQLLVTASDSGDPPLSSNVSLDIFVLDQNDNAPEILYPALPTDGSTGVELAPRSAEPGYLVTKVVAVDRDSGQNAWLSYRLLKASEPGLFAVGLHTGEVRTARALLDRDALKQSLVVAVQDHGQPPLSATVTLTVVVADSIPDVLTDLGSLKPSADPNDSGLTLYLVVAVAAVSCVFLAFIIALLALRLRRWHMSHLLQASGSRLASVPASHFVGVDGVRAFLQTYSHEVSLTADSRGSHVIFPQPNYADTLISQESCEKSGPLLISQDLPERKGEPSLQQVTRASLVVQWLRIRLPMQETRV; the protein is encoded by the coding sequence ATGGCGGCTTCTCCTTATTGCCCAGACTGCAGCCGGCTGATCGGGATCTGCGTTCTCTTGGGGGCCCTGTGGGAAATCCGGGCCGAACATATCCTCTACTCGGTGCCTGAGGAGCTGGAAAACGGCTCCTTCGTGGGCAACATCGCCAAGGACCTGGGGCTGGAGCCCCGGGAGCTGGCGGAGCGCGGAGTCCGCATCGTCTCCAGAGGTAGGACGCAGCTTTTTGCTCTGAACCTGCGAAGCGGCAGCTTGGTCACTGCGGGCAGGATAGACCGGGAGGAGCTCTGTGACAGATCTCCAAAGTGTGTAGTAAACCTGGAGATTCTCCTAGAGGACAACGTGAAGATTTTTGGAGTAGAAGTGGAAATAATCGATGTTAATGATAACGCGCCCAACTTTGGGGCAgagcaaagggaaataaaagtagCTGAAAATGAAATTCCTGGGACAAGATTTCCTCTTCCTGAAGCTTTTGATCCGGATATAGGGATAAACTCTCTGCAGGGTTACCAGCTCAGCTCGAATGGTCACTTCTCCCTGGATGTGCAAAGAGGAGCTGATGGGATTAAGTACCCTGAGCTCGTGCTGGAGCGCGCCCTGGACCGCGAGGAAGAGGCGGTTCACCATCTCGTTCTCACCGCCTTCGACGGCGGTGACCGGGTTCACTCTGGCACTGCCAGGATTCATGTAACACTTATGGATACCAACGACAATGCCCCAGTATTCACTCAGCCCGAGTACCATGTGAGTGTGCAGGAGAACGTGCCGGTGGGCTCCAGGCTACTCACAGTAAAAGCCACTGATACAGATGAAGGAGCCAATGGAGAAGTCACATATTCTTTCCGGAAAGTAAGAGATAAAATATCCCAGCTATTCCACTTGAATTCTCTGACGGGGGACATAACAATATTGGGGGATCTGGATTATGAGGACTCTGGGTTCTATGATATAGATGTAGAAGCCCATGATGGGCCTGGTCTCCGAGCCAGAAGTAAGGTACTGGTGACAATTCTGGATGTAAATGACAATGCCCCAGAAGTCACAGTTACATCTCTCACCAGCTCTATTCAAGAAACTTCTTCCCCAGGCACGGTAATTGCACTTTTCAATGTGCATGACAGTGATTCAGGAGAGAATGGCCTTGTCACATGTTCTATTCCAGATAATCTGCCATTCACACTTGAAAAGACCTTTGGAAATTATCATCGGTTGTTGACACACAGGACTCTGGATAGGGAAGAAGTCTCAGAATATAACATCACTGTAACTGCCACTGACCACGGAACTCCACCATTGTCTACAGAAACACACATCTCACTGAACGTGGCAGACGTCAATGACAACCCACCTGCCTTCCCTCAAGCTTCCTACTTGGCCTATATTCCAGAAAACAATCCTAGGGGAGCTTCTATCTTCTCTGTGACCGCCCACGACCCTGACAGTAACGAGAACTCAATGGTCACTTACTCTCTGGCTGAGGACAAGCTGCAGGGGGCGCCTCTCTCCTCCTATGTCTCTATCAACTCTGACACAGGTGTATTGTATGCTCTGCGCTCCTTTGACTATGAACAGGTTAGAGACCTGCAGCTACTTGTGACAGCCAGCGACAGCGGGGACCCTCCACTCAGCAGCAACGTGTCACTGGACATATTCGTGCTGGACCAGAATGACAACGCACCTGAGATCCTGTACCCCGCCCTCCCCACCGACGGTTCCACGGGTGTGGAGCTGGCACCCCGCTCTGCAGAGCCCGGCTACCTGGTGACCAAGGTGGTGGCTGTGGACAGAGACTCGGGCCAGAACGCCTGGCTGTCCTACCGCCTCCTCAAGGCCAGCGAGCCGGGACTCTTCGCGGTGGGGCTGCACACGGGCGAGGTGCGCACAGCGCGGGCCCTGCTGGACAGAGACGCGCTCAAGCAGAGCCTGGTGGTGGCGGTCCAGGACCACGGCCAGCCCCCTCTCTCCGCCACAGTCACACTCACGGTGGTCGTGGCTGACAGCATCCCAGACGTCCTGACTGACCTAGGCAGCCTGAAGCCCTCAGCGGACCCTAATGACTCGGGCCTCACGCTGTACCTAGTGGTGGCGGTGGCCGCCGTCTCCTGCGTCTTCCTCGCATTTATCATCGCGCTGCTGGCGCTCAGACTGCGGCGCTGGCACATGTCGCATCTGCTCCAGGCTTCAGGCAGCAGGTTGGCCAGCGTGCCCGCCTCCCACTTTGTGGGCGTGGACGGGGTGCGGGCTTTCCTGCAGACCTATTCCCACGAGGTCTCGCTCACCGCGGACTCGCGGGGGAGTCACGTGATCTTCCCGCAGCCCAACTACGCGGACACGCTCATCAGCCAGGAGAGCTGTGAGAAAAGTGGGCCTCTCCTGATATCTCAAGATTTAcctgaaagaaaaggagaacCCAGTCTTCAACAG
- the LOC132518416 gene encoding protocadherin gamma-A4-like isoform X3 codes for MAASPYCPDCSRLIGICVLLGALWEIRAEHILYSVPEELENGSFVGNIAKDLGLEPRELAERGVRIVSRGRTQLFALNLRSGSLVTAGRIDREELCDRSPKCVVNLEILLEDNVKIFGVEVEIIDVNDNAPNFGAEQREIKVAENEIPGTRFPLPEAFDPDIGINSLQGYQLSSNGHFSLDVQRGADGIKYPELVLERALDREEEAVHHLVLTAFDGGDRVHSGTARIHVTLMDTNDNAPVFTQPEYHVSVQENVPVGSRLLTVKATDTDEGANGEVTYSFRKVRDKISQLFHLNSLTGDITILGDLDYEDSGFYDIDVEAHDGPGLRARSKVLVTILDVNDNAPEVTVTSLTSSIQETSSPGTVIALFNVHDSDSGENGLVTCSIPDNLPFTLEKTFGNYHRLLTHRTLDREEVSEYNITVTATDHGTPPLSTETHISLNVADVNDNPPAFPQASYLAYIPENNPRGASIFSVTAHDPDSNENSMVTYSLAEDKLQGAPLSSYVSINSDTGVLYALRSFDYEQVRDLQLLVTASDSGDPPLSSNVSLDIFVLDQNDNAPEILYPALPTDGSTGVELAPRSAEPGYLVTKVVAVDRDSGQNAWLSYRLLKASEPGLFAVGLHTGEVRTARALLDRDALKQSLVVAVQDHGQPPLSATVTLTVVVADSIPDVLTDLGSLKPSADPNDSGLTLYLVVAVAAVSCVFLAFIIALLALRLRRWHMSHLLQASGSRLASVPASHFVGVDGVRAFLQTYSHEVSLTADSRGSHVIFPQPNYADTLISQESCEKSGPLLISQDLPERKGEPSLQQETRV; via the coding sequence ATGGCGGCTTCTCCTTATTGCCCAGACTGCAGCCGGCTGATCGGGATCTGCGTTCTCTTGGGGGCCCTGTGGGAAATCCGGGCCGAACATATCCTCTACTCGGTGCCTGAGGAGCTGGAAAACGGCTCCTTCGTGGGCAACATCGCCAAGGACCTGGGGCTGGAGCCCCGGGAGCTGGCGGAGCGCGGAGTCCGCATCGTCTCCAGAGGTAGGACGCAGCTTTTTGCTCTGAACCTGCGAAGCGGCAGCTTGGTCACTGCGGGCAGGATAGACCGGGAGGAGCTCTGTGACAGATCTCCAAAGTGTGTAGTAAACCTGGAGATTCTCCTAGAGGACAACGTGAAGATTTTTGGAGTAGAAGTGGAAATAATCGATGTTAATGATAACGCGCCCAACTTTGGGGCAgagcaaagggaaataaaagtagCTGAAAATGAAATTCCTGGGACAAGATTTCCTCTTCCTGAAGCTTTTGATCCGGATATAGGGATAAACTCTCTGCAGGGTTACCAGCTCAGCTCGAATGGTCACTTCTCCCTGGATGTGCAAAGAGGAGCTGATGGGATTAAGTACCCTGAGCTCGTGCTGGAGCGCGCCCTGGACCGCGAGGAAGAGGCGGTTCACCATCTCGTTCTCACCGCCTTCGACGGCGGTGACCGGGTTCACTCTGGCACTGCCAGGATTCATGTAACACTTATGGATACCAACGACAATGCCCCAGTATTCACTCAGCCCGAGTACCATGTGAGTGTGCAGGAGAACGTGCCGGTGGGCTCCAGGCTACTCACAGTAAAAGCCACTGATACAGATGAAGGAGCCAATGGAGAAGTCACATATTCTTTCCGGAAAGTAAGAGATAAAATATCCCAGCTATTCCACTTGAATTCTCTGACGGGGGACATAACAATATTGGGGGATCTGGATTATGAGGACTCTGGGTTCTATGATATAGATGTAGAAGCCCATGATGGGCCTGGTCTCCGAGCCAGAAGTAAGGTACTGGTGACAATTCTGGATGTAAATGACAATGCCCCAGAAGTCACAGTTACATCTCTCACCAGCTCTATTCAAGAAACTTCTTCCCCAGGCACGGTAATTGCACTTTTCAATGTGCATGACAGTGATTCAGGAGAGAATGGCCTTGTCACATGTTCTATTCCAGATAATCTGCCATTCACACTTGAAAAGACCTTTGGAAATTATCATCGGTTGTTGACACACAGGACTCTGGATAGGGAAGAAGTCTCAGAATATAACATCACTGTAACTGCCACTGACCACGGAACTCCACCATTGTCTACAGAAACACACATCTCACTGAACGTGGCAGACGTCAATGACAACCCACCTGCCTTCCCTCAAGCTTCCTACTTGGCCTATATTCCAGAAAACAATCCTAGGGGAGCTTCTATCTTCTCTGTGACCGCCCACGACCCTGACAGTAACGAGAACTCAATGGTCACTTACTCTCTGGCTGAGGACAAGCTGCAGGGGGCGCCTCTCTCCTCCTATGTCTCTATCAACTCTGACACAGGTGTATTGTATGCTCTGCGCTCCTTTGACTATGAACAGGTTAGAGACCTGCAGCTACTTGTGACAGCCAGCGACAGCGGGGACCCTCCACTCAGCAGCAACGTGTCACTGGACATATTCGTGCTGGACCAGAATGACAACGCACCTGAGATCCTGTACCCCGCCCTCCCCACCGACGGTTCCACGGGTGTGGAGCTGGCACCCCGCTCTGCAGAGCCCGGCTACCTGGTGACCAAGGTGGTGGCTGTGGACAGAGACTCGGGCCAGAACGCCTGGCTGTCCTACCGCCTCCTCAAGGCCAGCGAGCCGGGACTCTTCGCGGTGGGGCTGCACACGGGCGAGGTGCGCACAGCGCGGGCCCTGCTGGACAGAGACGCGCTCAAGCAGAGCCTGGTGGTGGCGGTCCAGGACCACGGCCAGCCCCCTCTCTCCGCCACAGTCACACTCACGGTGGTCGTGGCTGACAGCATCCCAGACGTCCTGACTGACCTAGGCAGCCTGAAGCCCTCAGCGGACCCTAATGACTCGGGCCTCACGCTGTACCTAGTGGTGGCGGTGGCCGCCGTCTCCTGCGTCTTCCTCGCATTTATCATCGCGCTGCTGGCGCTCAGACTGCGGCGCTGGCACATGTCGCATCTGCTCCAGGCTTCAGGCAGCAGGTTGGCCAGCGTGCCCGCCTCCCACTTTGTGGGCGTGGACGGGGTGCGGGCTTTCCTGCAGACCTATTCCCACGAGGTCTCGCTCACCGCGGACTCGCGGGGGAGTCACGTGATCTTCCCGCAGCCCAACTACGCGGACACGCTCATCAGCCAGGAGAGCTGTGAGAAAAGTGGGCCTCTCCTGATATCTCAAGATTTAcctgaaagaaaaggagaacCCAGTCTTCAACAG
- the LOC132518416 gene encoding protocadherin gamma-A4-like isoform X1, with product MAASPYCPDCSRLIGICVLLGALWEIRAEHILYSVPEELENGSFVGNIAKDLGLEPRELAERGVRIVSRGRTQLFALNLRSGSLVTAGRIDREELCDRSPKCVVNLEILLEDNVKIFGVEVEIIDVNDNAPNFGAEQREIKVAENEIPGTRFPLPEAFDPDIGINSLQGYQLSSNGHFSLDVQRGADGIKYPELVLERALDREEEAVHHLVLTAFDGGDRVHSGTARIHVTLMDTNDNAPVFTQPEYHVSVQENVPVGSRLLTVKATDTDEGANGEVTYSFRKVRDKISQLFHLNSLTGDITILGDLDYEDSGFYDIDVEAHDGPGLRARSKVLVTILDVNDNAPEVTVTSLTSSIQETSSPGTVIALFNVHDSDSGENGLVTCSIPDNLPFTLEKTFGNYHRLLTHRTLDREEVSEYNITVTATDHGTPPLSTETHISLNVADVNDNPPAFPQASYLAYIPENNPRGASIFSVTAHDPDSNENSMVTYSLAEDKLQGAPLSSYVSINSDTGVLYALRSFDYEQVRDLQLLVTASDSGDPPLSSNVSLDIFVLDQNDNAPEILYPALPTDGSTGVELAPRSAEPGYLVTKVVAVDRDSGQNAWLSYRLLKASEPGLFAVGLHTGEVRTARALLDRDALKQSLVVAVQDHGQPPLSATVTLTVVVADSIPDVLTDLGSLKPSADPNDSGLTLYLVVAVAAVSCVFLAFIIALLALRLRRWHMSHLLQASGSRLASVPASHFVGVDGVRAFLQTYSHEVSLTADSRGSHVIFPQPNYADTLISQESCEKSGPLLISQDLPERKGEPSLQQFSQHHLLKRLSFLHCIFLPPLSKIR from the coding sequence ATGGCGGCTTCTCCTTATTGCCCAGACTGCAGCCGGCTGATCGGGATCTGCGTTCTCTTGGGGGCCCTGTGGGAAATCCGGGCCGAACATATCCTCTACTCGGTGCCTGAGGAGCTGGAAAACGGCTCCTTCGTGGGCAACATCGCCAAGGACCTGGGGCTGGAGCCCCGGGAGCTGGCGGAGCGCGGAGTCCGCATCGTCTCCAGAGGTAGGACGCAGCTTTTTGCTCTGAACCTGCGAAGCGGCAGCTTGGTCACTGCGGGCAGGATAGACCGGGAGGAGCTCTGTGACAGATCTCCAAAGTGTGTAGTAAACCTGGAGATTCTCCTAGAGGACAACGTGAAGATTTTTGGAGTAGAAGTGGAAATAATCGATGTTAATGATAACGCGCCCAACTTTGGGGCAgagcaaagggaaataaaagtagCTGAAAATGAAATTCCTGGGACAAGATTTCCTCTTCCTGAAGCTTTTGATCCGGATATAGGGATAAACTCTCTGCAGGGTTACCAGCTCAGCTCGAATGGTCACTTCTCCCTGGATGTGCAAAGAGGAGCTGATGGGATTAAGTACCCTGAGCTCGTGCTGGAGCGCGCCCTGGACCGCGAGGAAGAGGCGGTTCACCATCTCGTTCTCACCGCCTTCGACGGCGGTGACCGGGTTCACTCTGGCACTGCCAGGATTCATGTAACACTTATGGATACCAACGACAATGCCCCAGTATTCACTCAGCCCGAGTACCATGTGAGTGTGCAGGAGAACGTGCCGGTGGGCTCCAGGCTACTCACAGTAAAAGCCACTGATACAGATGAAGGAGCCAATGGAGAAGTCACATATTCTTTCCGGAAAGTAAGAGATAAAATATCCCAGCTATTCCACTTGAATTCTCTGACGGGGGACATAACAATATTGGGGGATCTGGATTATGAGGACTCTGGGTTCTATGATATAGATGTAGAAGCCCATGATGGGCCTGGTCTCCGAGCCAGAAGTAAGGTACTGGTGACAATTCTGGATGTAAATGACAATGCCCCAGAAGTCACAGTTACATCTCTCACCAGCTCTATTCAAGAAACTTCTTCCCCAGGCACGGTAATTGCACTTTTCAATGTGCATGACAGTGATTCAGGAGAGAATGGCCTTGTCACATGTTCTATTCCAGATAATCTGCCATTCACACTTGAAAAGACCTTTGGAAATTATCATCGGTTGTTGACACACAGGACTCTGGATAGGGAAGAAGTCTCAGAATATAACATCACTGTAACTGCCACTGACCACGGAACTCCACCATTGTCTACAGAAACACACATCTCACTGAACGTGGCAGACGTCAATGACAACCCACCTGCCTTCCCTCAAGCTTCCTACTTGGCCTATATTCCAGAAAACAATCCTAGGGGAGCTTCTATCTTCTCTGTGACCGCCCACGACCCTGACAGTAACGAGAACTCAATGGTCACTTACTCTCTGGCTGAGGACAAGCTGCAGGGGGCGCCTCTCTCCTCCTATGTCTCTATCAACTCTGACACAGGTGTATTGTATGCTCTGCGCTCCTTTGACTATGAACAGGTTAGAGACCTGCAGCTACTTGTGACAGCCAGCGACAGCGGGGACCCTCCACTCAGCAGCAACGTGTCACTGGACATATTCGTGCTGGACCAGAATGACAACGCACCTGAGATCCTGTACCCCGCCCTCCCCACCGACGGTTCCACGGGTGTGGAGCTGGCACCCCGCTCTGCAGAGCCCGGCTACCTGGTGACCAAGGTGGTGGCTGTGGACAGAGACTCGGGCCAGAACGCCTGGCTGTCCTACCGCCTCCTCAAGGCCAGCGAGCCGGGACTCTTCGCGGTGGGGCTGCACACGGGCGAGGTGCGCACAGCGCGGGCCCTGCTGGACAGAGACGCGCTCAAGCAGAGCCTGGTGGTGGCGGTCCAGGACCACGGCCAGCCCCCTCTCTCCGCCACAGTCACACTCACGGTGGTCGTGGCTGACAGCATCCCAGACGTCCTGACTGACCTAGGCAGCCTGAAGCCCTCAGCGGACCCTAATGACTCGGGCCTCACGCTGTACCTAGTGGTGGCGGTGGCCGCCGTCTCCTGCGTCTTCCTCGCATTTATCATCGCGCTGCTGGCGCTCAGACTGCGGCGCTGGCACATGTCGCATCTGCTCCAGGCTTCAGGCAGCAGGTTGGCCAGCGTGCCCGCCTCCCACTTTGTGGGCGTGGACGGGGTGCGGGCTTTCCTGCAGACCTATTCCCACGAGGTCTCGCTCACCGCGGACTCGCGGGGGAGTCACGTGATCTTCCCGCAGCCCAACTACGCGGACACGCTCATCAGCCAGGAGAGCTGTGAGAAAAGTGGGCCTCTCCTGATATCTCAAGATTTAcctgaaagaaaaggagaacCCAGTCTTCAACAG